Genomic window (Streptosporangium brasiliense):
GGCGCCGAGTTCGGCCGCCACGGCGGCGATCTCGGCCGTCGCCGCCGATGCCGCGAGGTGGACGGGCCGCCACGGCAGGAAGGCGATCCCCGCCGCGGCACAGGCGTCGAGCACGGCCTCGTGCTCGCGATCCAGCATGCTGTAGCGGTTCTGCACGCTCGCGACGTCGATGATCTGCCGCGCCGCTTCGAGTTCGGCGACGGTGACCTCCGACAGTCCCAGGTGGCCGATCTTGCCCTCGACCTGGAGCTCGCGCAGCGCCCCCAGCTGGTCGGCGAGCGGTACCGCCGGATCGATGCGATGCAACTGGAGCAGTTCGAGCCGTTCGACCCGGAGCCGGCGCAGGCCCTGCTCGACCTGATCCCGCAGGAAGTCCGGCCGCCCGCAGATCGCCACGTCGTGCGGGGGGTCGGGCGGCGCGACCCCGACCTTCGTCGCGATGAGCAGGCCGTCCGGATAGGGGTGCAGCGCTTCGGCGAGGAGTTCCTCGTTGGCGCCCCATCCGTACAGGTGCGCGGTGTCGATCAATGTGACGCCCAGCTCGACGGCGCGCCGGGCCACGGCGATGGAGGCCTCCCGGGCCGGTCCGGGGCCGGTCGGCAGGCGCATCGCCCCGAACCCGAGCCGCCGCACGCCGAGCTCGCCTCCGATACGGAACACGGGTGATGTCATGCGCGGTTACGCCTCTCCCTGGAAAGTCAGCCGTTGACGACGCGGAGCGTGCCGGGGTGGCGGCCGGTCAGGCGATCGAGCGCGGCCGACGACGCCTCGTCCGCCGGAAGGTAGGCGATCAGGCGCAGGTCGTCGGCGAGTTCGAGGGCCTCGTAGGCGAGGTGCAGCTCCCCGGCCTCCGGATGCGCCCAGAGCTGCACACCGGCCCGCTCGGGGACGCCCGGCGTGGTGAGCCGCTCGACGAAGGGTCCGCCGGCCATGACGGTGAGCTCGTCGGCGAGGGCCGCCACGTGCGGATCGGCGAGACCGGCCGCGCACTTGAGGATGGCGACCTGCTGGGTCGCGACGGCGTTCCAGTCGGGGTAGAGGCCGCGGGCGCGCGGGTCGGTGAACACGAACCGCGCGAAGCTCGGCTCGGCCGCGTCCAGGAGGCCGGCGGGCCGGGCCAGACGCTCGAAGCCCGTGGTGTACGCGAGCACCTGCGTCATCCGGTTGATCAGCACTGCCGGGGCGGGTTCGAGTCTGTCGAGCAGCGCCCGCACCGTCGGCCGGATGGACACGACCGGCGGCTGCGCCGAGGGGCAGACGGACAAGCCGCCGCCTTCGACGGCCTTCGCCAGGAGCCTGAGGTGGAAACGCTCGTCGGTGGACATCCGCAGGGCGTCGGCGAGCGCGCCGAGCACCTGGGGGGACGGACGCCGGTCGCGGCCCTGCTCCAG
Coding sequences:
- a CDS encoding aldo/keto reductase; translated protein: MTSPVFRIGGELGVRRLGFGAMRLPTGPGPAREASIAVARRAVELGVTLIDTAHLYGWGANEELLAEALHPYPDGLLIATKVGVAPPDPPHDVAICGRPDFLRDQVEQGLRRLRVERLELLQLHRIDPAVPLADQLGALRELQVEGKIGHLGLSEVTVAELEAARQIIDVASVQNRYSMLDREHEAVLDACAAAGIAFLPWRPVHLAASAATAEIAAVAAELGATAAQVSLAWLLHRSPVVLPIPGTGSISHLEENVAAAELRLSDDQWRRLDRLQPR
- a CDS encoding helix-turn-helix domain-containing protein: MSDNELGVFLRSRREAISPADVGLPAGFRRRTPGLRRAELATITGISVEYLARLEQGRDRRPSPQVLGALADALRMSTDERFHLRLLAKAVEGGGLSVCPSAQPPVVSIRPTVRALLDRLEPAPAVLINRMTQVLAYTTGFERLARPAGLLDAAEPSFARFVFTDPRARGLYPDWNAVATQQVAILKCAAGLADPHVAALADELTVMAGGPFVERLTTPGVPERAGVQLWAHPEAGELHLAYEALELADDLRLIAYLPADEASSAALDRLTGRHPGTLRVVNG